The following are encoded together in the Candidatus Woesebacteria bacterium genome:
- a CDS encoding MBL fold metallo-hydrolase, with product MKKLVFHGAAGTVTGSCHLLIGDNNRGLMVDCGMFQGTKEVWDLNFQTPTFTAGEIDNVLLTHAHLDHCGRLPLLARMGFTGNIYATKATRDLTEIVLFDAARIQSLDDGVDPLYTEEDVENILSRFRIVNYETEFTVSGYQVVYKDAGHLLGSASILVTQIDNAKSIVFSGDLGNTPDMLLKPTSYFSKSDTVVMESTYGDRVHPKEDALRILQMEINASENDKSVLMIPAFSLERTQMLLYMMKELKRLGYIKESTPVYLDSPMGINATEIYKNYIPLYNEGIIKEFSEGDPFDFPGLIVTRSAKQSKRIEGAGGVRIIIAGSGMMTGGRIVAHAAKYLSDANNRLVMVGYQGEETLGREIKEGAKEVEIDGETIPVNAQIKVIDSLSAHADQKKLLTWLDKIQGVSKVILIHGEDDGPREQLGDKIREMYKIDNIYLPKLHEEVHL from the coding sequence ATGAAAAAATTAGTCTTTCATGGAGCGGCGGGAACAGTAACGGGATCATGTCATTTGTTAATCGGTGACAACAACCGTGGTTTGATGGTTGATTGTGGTATGTTCCAAGGAACGAAGGAAGTATGGGATTTAAATTTTCAGACCCCGACGTTTACCGCGGGTGAAATTGACAACGTTCTTTTAACACATGCACATTTGGATCATTGTGGGCGATTGCCTTTGCTTGCGCGCATGGGCTTTACGGGAAATATTTATGCAACGAAGGCAACACGCGATTTAACCGAAATAGTGTTATTTGATGCAGCCCGAATTCAATCGCTTGATGACGGCGTCGATCCTCTTTATACCGAAGAAGATGTCGAGAACATACTTTCCCGGTTTAGAATTGTAAACTACGAAACGGAGTTTACAGTGAGCGGATATCAAGTTGTATACAAAGATGCCGGGCATCTTCTCGGTTCGGCAAGTATTTTGGTGACGCAAATTGATAATGCTAAATCAATCGTATTTAGCGGTGATTTAGGAAACACCCCCGACATGCTACTAAAACCTACAAGTTATTTTTCCAAATCAGACACTGTTGTTATGGAAAGTACTTACGGTGATCGGGTACATCCCAAAGAAGATGCTCTTAGAATTTTACAAATGGAAATTAACGCCTCAGAGAATGATAAATCGGTTCTCATGATTCCGGCATTTTCACTTGAACGCACACAAATGCTACTTTATATGATGAAAGAATTAAAACGGCTCGGATATATCAAAGAATCAACACCGGTATACTTAGACAGCCCGATGGGGATAAACGCAACCGAAATTTATAAAAACTACATCCCTCTTTACAACGAAGGTATTATTAAAGAATTTAGTGAAGGTGACCCCTTCGATTTTCCAGGTTTAATTGTAACCAGAAGCGCGAAACAGAGTAAGCGTATTGAAGGTGCCGGTGGTGTCCGTATTATTATCGCAGGAAGTGGCATGATGACCGGAGGAAGAATTGTCGCGCACGCAGCCAAGTATTTGTCGGATGCAAACAATCGGCTTGTTATGGTTGGTTATCAGGGCGAAGAAACTTTAGGGCGTGAGATTAAAGAAGGCGCCAAAGAGGTTGAAATTGATGGGGAGACGATACCCGTTAATGCCCAGATAAAGGTTATCGATAGCTTGAGTGCACACGCCGATCAAAAAAAGTTATTAACTTGGTTAGATAAAATCCAAGGTGTAAGTAAGGTTATTTTGATTCACGGAGAAGACGATGGTCCGAGAGAGCAACTGGGCGATAAAATTAGGGAAATGTACAAAATTGATAATATTTACTTACCAAAACTTCACGAAGAGGTGCACTTGTAA
- the msrA gene encoding peptide-methionine (S)-S-oxide reductase MsrA: MKATFALGCFWHPDEIFSKLPGVTNVIVGYAGGSQENPTYDMVCSGKTGHVEAIEVFYDPEVISYEKLLDTFWSSHDPTQTNGQGVDIGTQYKSVIFYHDDKQKLLAETSKFSQAKLHNKEIATQIIQTPKFYQAEEYHQKYLLKKRNK, encoded by the coding sequence ATGAAGGCAACTTTTGCACTTGGGTGTTTTTGGCATCCCGATGAAATATTCTCAAAACTCCCCGGTGTTACTAATGTTATTGTTGGGTATGCGGGCGGTAGTCAAGAAAATCCAACATATGATATGGTGTGTAGCGGTAAAACAGGCCACGTGGAAGCGATTGAGGTTTTTTATGATCCTGAGGTAATTTCTTATGAAAAATTACTAGATACTTTTTGGTCGAGTCATGATCCAACACAGACAAACGGTCAAGGCGTTGATATAGGTACACAATATAAATCAGTAATATTTTACCACGATGATAAGCAAAAATTACTTGCAGAGACATCGAAGTTTAGTCAGGCAAAACTACACAATAAAGAAATTGCCACGCAAATAATCCAAACCCCAAAATTTTATCAAGCCGAAGAATATCATCAAAAATATTTATTGAAAAAAAGAAACAAATGA